A genomic window from Desulfobacterales bacterium includes:
- a CDS encoding NUDIX hydrolase produces the protein MITSEKSCPPSEDSSYPAHPRVAVGAVVFKDRKVLLVLRRKPPSENMWAIPGGRVELGETLRAAAEREVLEETGLAVRAGEPVFVCDLIERDEADRIRFHYIIINIAADYIRGELRPGDDALEARWTSETELRKLHVTETTLDMLNKSCHFGQ, from the coding sequence TTGATAACATCTGAGAAAAGCTGTCCGCCATCCGAAGATTCCTCCTACCCGGCGCATCCCCGGGTAGCGGTCGGGGCTGTGGTATTTAAGGACAGAAAGGTGCTGCTGGTGCTGCGCCGGAAGCCGCCGTCCGAAAATATGTGGGCAATTCCCGGCGGGAGGGTTGAACTGGGAGAAACGCTCAGAGCAGCTGCCGAAAGAGAAGTGCTCGAAGAAACCGGGCTGGCTGTTCGTGCCGGAGAGCCGGTATTTGTTTGCGATCTGATTGAACGGGACGAAGCGGACCGGATTCGGTTTCACTATATCATTATTAATATAGCGGCTGACTATATCAGGGGAGAACTTCGCCCGGGAGATGATGCACTGGAAGCGCGATGGACATCCGAAACCGAACTCCGCAAGCTTCACGTCACTGAAACAACGCTTGACATGTTAAACAAAAGCTGCCACTTCGGCCAGTGA
- a CDS encoding thiamine pyrophosphate-dependent enzyme: MSDIKAFDNDVDIAWCPGCGNFPILGAVKQALAGLDLLPHQVLICTGIGQAPKLPHYMQVNTFNGLHGREVAVAVAAKLAAPDLTVLVHAGDGGAYAEGGNHFLHAIRRNIDITLVVHDNHYFALTKAQASPTTSQGVVTRFNPEGVAAMPLNPLALAISQSCAFVGQATSARPDHLADLLMKAIAHKGFSFINVLQPCVSWDHVRTYEYYRERCYEPGSDYDASDRLKAMELVTRAEERYPVGVIYTQQRPEYSDQTTSHVTLPLRRREVNPDAAVSLFSRFQ; this comes from the coding sequence ATGAGTGATATAAAGGCTTTTGATAACGATGTCGACATTGCCTGGTGTCCCGGGTGCGGGAATTTTCCGATTCTCGGCGCGGTGAAACAGGCGCTGGCCGGACTGGATCTTTTGCCGCATCAGGTGTTGATATGCACCGGCATCGGGCAGGCGCCCAAGCTGCCGCACTATATGCAGGTCAATACATTTAACGGGCTTCACGGGCGTGAGGTGGCGGTCGCGGTGGCGGCAAAGCTGGCCGCACCGGATTTAACGGTGCTGGTGCATGCCGGCGACGGCGGGGCCTATGCCGAAGGCGGGAACCATTTTCTGCACGCCATCCGCCGTAACATTGACATCACCCTGGTGGTTCATGACAATCATTATTTTGCGCTGACCAAAGCCCAGGCCTCCCCGACCACTTCTCAGGGGGTGGTTACGCGGTTTAATCCGGAAGGGGTTGCCGCCATGCCGCTGAATCCCCTGGCGCTGGCCATTTCACAGTCATGCGCATTTGTAGGGCAGGCGACTTCTGCCCGTCCGGATCATCTGGCGGATCTTCTGATGAAGGCCATCGCCCACAAGGGATTTTCCTTTATCAATGTGCTTCAGCCCTGTGTGAGCTGGGATCATGTCCGCACGTATGAGTATTACAGGGAGCGCTGCTATGAGCCGGGATCAGATTATGACGCGTCTGATCGTCTCAAAGCGATGGAGCTGGTGACGCGGGCCGAAGAAAGATATCCTGTCGGGGTGATCTACACTCAACAGCGACCGGAATATTCAGATCAGACCACATCTCACGTGACACTGCCCCTGAGACGACGGGAGGTAAATCCGGACGCCGCTGTTTCGCTGTTTTCCCGTTTTCAGTAA
- the gnd gene encoding decarboxylating 6-phosphogluconate dehydrogenase has product MMQIAIAGLGRMGLNMARRLLRGGHSVVAYNRSPWKTDQLVSEGAIGAYDMSELVSRLSSPRILWMMLPAGSAIDMYIHQLNESFSEGDIVIDGANTYYKDDIRRAELLSQKGIRFVDAGVSGGIWGLEKGYCLMLGGDQQSCQFLEPVFETLAPEKGYLYCGPSGAGHFVKMIHNGIEYGMMQAYSEGFQLMEASEYKRSLNYADIAGLWNRGSVIRSWLLELAEKAFAEDPRLLRIKGYVDDSGEGRWTVQYAVESGVPAPVIAMSLFNRFSSRETDSFANRVLAALRREFGGHVARAAGGIVKG; this is encoded by the coding sequence ATGATGCAGATTGCCATAGCTGGCCTGGGGCGGATGGGGTTGAATATGGCGCGTCGCCTGTTGCGGGGCGGGCATTCGGTGGTGGCGTATAATCGCAGTCCGTGGAAAACGGACCAGCTTGTCAGCGAAGGCGCTATCGGTGCGTATGATATGTCCGAGCTGGTATCCAGACTGTCTTCTCCCCGGATCTTATGGATGATGCTGCCGGCCGGATCGGCCATCGATATGTATATCCATCAGCTGAACGAGTCGTTTTCGGAGGGGGATATCGTAATCGACGGGGCCAATACGTACTATAAGGATGATATCCGCCGGGCGGAGCTTCTTTCCCAAAAAGGCATCCGGTTTGTGGATGCGGGTGTCAGCGGGGGGATATGGGGCCTTGAGAAGGGCTACTGCCTGATGCTCGGGGGCGATCAGCAGTCCTGCCAATTTCTTGAACCTGTTTTTGAAACCCTGGCGCCTGAAAAAGGTTATCTGTACTGCGGGCCTTCCGGTGCCGGGCATTTTGTAAAGATGATCCATAACGGCATTGAATACGGGATGATGCAGGCGTATAGCGAAGGATTCCAGCTCATGGAGGCATCTGAGTACAAGCGGTCTCTGAATTACGCCGATATTGCCGGTTTGTGGAACCGGGGCAGCGTGATTCGTTCCTGGCTTCTGGAGCTTGCGGAAAAAGCATTTGCAGAGGACCCGAGGCTGCTCCGGATCAAAGGCTATGTTGATGATTCCGGAGAAGGCCGCTGGACCGTTCAGTATGCGGTCGAGTCGGGTGTGCCGGCTCCGGTGATTGCCATGTCGCTGTTTAACCGGTTCAGTTCCCGCGAAACCGATTCATTTGCCAATCGGGTTCTTGCCGCTCTGCGAAGGGAATTCGGGGGGCATGTCGCCAGAGCTGCAGGGGGGATAGTTAAGGGTTAA
- a CDS encoding RNA-binding protein: MNIYVGNLSYGVTEDDLKEAFSRFGEVSSVSIITDKFSGQSKGFGFVEMPDNSEADQALKALNGSDLKGRDIKVNQAEPRTKRPQRRPRY; the protein is encoded by the coding sequence ATGAATATCTATGTTGGGAATCTGTCCTATGGCGTAACAGAAGATGACTTGAAAGAAGCGTTTTCCCGGTTTGGTGAAGTTTCCAGCGTCAGCATCATAACGGACAAATTTTCCGGTCAGTCAAAAGGATTCGGCTTTGTTGAAATGCCGGATAATTCAGAAGCCGATCAGGCGCTTAAAGCCCTGAACGGGAGCGATCTTAAAGGACGCGATATCAAAGTCAATCAGGCGGAACCGCGCACTAAACGCCCGCAGCGCAGACCGCGATATTAG
- a CDS encoding FAD-dependent oxidoreductase, with translation MAAFDFDIGILGGGAAGLTIASGSAQLGARTLLVERQSVLGGDCLHFGCVPSKTLIRSAQVYHLVKHSGQFGLPVVDPPPVDFQQIVRRIRSVIGAIQKHDSEERFCGLGVKVEFGQAVFTDEHTVELNGRRITSKHWVIATGASPSAPPVDGLDQSGYITNRDVFFMDRLPGSMIILGGGPIAMEMAQAFCRLGSKVSVIQRSDQILTREDRDMADDVMKVLQQEGVRFFLNTSILAVRDTGGQKEVVFRQKGLEGSFVVAADSLLVAMGREANLTGLGLENIGVKFTRKGLSLDDRLRTRHNHIYGAGDVTGAFQFTHAAGYEGGIVISNSVFHFPRKIDYTYLPWCTYTDPGLASIGMNEKRAGAAGINYSVRMEAFSANDRSLAEGEARGRIKLILDDKGKPIGVQIFSLFAGELLNEWVAVFNGGVRLSTLAAAVHPYPTVGESSKKVAGAVMADKLFSDPVKKGLKFFFHLKGRACELPDKLPKAED, from the coding sequence ATGGCAGCGTTCGATTTTGATATCGGGATATTGGGCGGGGGTGCCGCCGGTCTGACCATCGCATCCGGATCTGCGCAGCTGGGCGCCAGGACCCTTCTGGTCGAGAGGCAAAGCGTGCTGGGGGGAGACTGCCTCCATTTCGGATGCGTACCCAGCAAAACCCTGATCCGGTCGGCTCAGGTATATCATCTGGTAAAGCATTCCGGGCAATTCGGTCTGCCGGTGGTCGATCCGCCGCCGGTCGATTTTCAGCAGATTGTCAGGAGAATACGGTCTGTAATCGGTGCTATTCAGAAACATGACTCGGAGGAGAGATTCTGTGGTCTCGGGGTTAAGGTGGAATTCGGCCAGGCCGTGTTTACCGATGAGCACACCGTCGAGCTGAACGGGCGAAGGATTACATCAAAACACTGGGTGATTGCTACGGGCGCTTCCCCGTCGGCTCCCCCTGTCGACGGTCTTGATCAGAGCGGATACATCACCAATCGTGACGTTTTTTTCATGGACAGGCTTCCCGGATCGATGATCATCCTTGGCGGAGGGCCCATTGCCATGGAAATGGCGCAGGCCTTTTGCCGCCTGGGATCAAAGGTATCGGTCATTCAGCGGAGCGATCAGATACTGACCCGCGAAGACAGGGATATGGCCGATGATGTAATGAAAGTGCTGCAACAGGAAGGGGTAAGATTCTTCCTGAATACATCCATTTTGGCTGTCCGAGATACCGGGGGACAAAAAGAGGTGGTGTTCCGGCAGAAGGGCCTGGAGGGATCGTTTGTCGTTGCCGCTGACAGCCTGCTGGTGGCCATGGGGCGGGAGGCCAACCTGACCGGGTTGGGGCTGGAGAATATCGGTGTGAAATTTACCCGAAAAGGCCTTTCGCTGGACGATCGGCTCAGGACGCGGCACAATCATATCTATGGGGCGGGAGATGTGACCGGGGCTTTTCAATTTACGCATGCGGCCGGATATGAAGGCGGTATCGTGATCAGCAATTCCGTATTTCATTTTCCCCGGAAAATCGATTATACGTATCTGCCCTGGTGTACCTACACCGATCCTGGCCTTGCCAGTATCGGGATGAATGAAAAAAGAGCAGGTGCGGCCGGCATTAACTATTCGGTCCGGATGGAGGCGTTTTCAGCTAATGACAGAAGCCTGGCGGAAGGAGAGGCCCGGGGCAGAATTAAACTCATTCTGGATGATAAGGGAAAGCCGATCGGGGTACAGATTTTTTCACTTTTTGCCGGGGAGCTGCTCAATGAATGGGTCGCCGTGTTTAACGGCGGGGTCAGGCTTTCAACACTGGCCGCTGCGGTTCATCCGTATCCTACGGTCGGGGAAAGCAGTAAAAAAGTGGCCGGAGCGGTCATGGCGGACAAGCTGTTTTCAGATCCCGTTAAAAAAGGCCTTAAATTTTTTTTCCACCTGAAAGGCAGAGCCTGTGAGCTGCCTGATAAACTTCCAAAGGCCGAAGACTAA
- a CDS encoding lysophospholipid acyltransferase family protein translates to MTMDSEQFEYILRTRFGYHSRPGSYFLARNVRGWASFVFYARILKMILVDSFIAFTGRYNDKLWAASSRHTFRIVESAGGECHVSGLRELAGYRGPVVFIANHMSMLDTFFLPGLLLAFNKVTFVVKDSLLRYPVFGSIMRAVNPIAVTRKNPREDLKIVLSKGRDYISRGYSVAIFPQATRRATFETASFNSLGVKLARKAGVPVVPIALKTDFQSNGKIFKDVGPVDPLKTIRFRFGKPMPVEGSGHATHLKVVAFIKDNLKRWGADVR, encoded by the coding sequence ATGACTATGGATTCAGAACAGTTTGAGTATATTCTCCGGACAAGGTTTGGGTATCACAGCCGCCCCGGTTCTTATTTTCTGGCCCGCAATGTCCGGGGCTGGGCATCGTTCGTGTTTTATGCCCGTATTCTGAAAATGATTCTGGTCGACAGTTTCATCGCGTTTACCGGCCGATACAATGATAAACTATGGGCGGCTTCATCACGGCATACGTTCAGGATTGTCGAGTCTGCCGGGGGGGAATGCCATGTGTCCGGGCTCAGGGAACTGGCCGGATACAGAGGGCCTGTCGTCTTTATCGCCAATCACATGAGCATGCTGGATACATTTTTTCTGCCCGGTCTTTTGCTTGCGTTCAATAAAGTAACGTTTGTGGTCAAGGACAGCCTGCTTCGCTATCCGGTTTTCGGCTCAATTATGAGGGCGGTGAATCCCATTGCCGTCACCCGGAAAAATCCCAGAGAAGATCTGAAGATCGTTTTGTCCAAAGGACGGGATTATATTTCAAGAGGCTATTCGGTGGCGATTTTCCCACAGGCCACGCGAAGGGCCACTTTTGAGACGGCATCGTTTAATTCACTCGGGGTCAAACTGGCCCGAAAGGCCGGGGTGCCGGTGGTGCCGATTGCGTTAAAGACCGATTTTCAGTCAAACGGAAAGATTTTCAAAGATGTCGGACCGGTCGATCCACTCAAAACGATTCGTTTCAGATTCGGAAAGCCCATGCCGGTAGAGGGCTCCGGGCATGCAACGCATCTGAAGGTTGTGGCGTTTATCAAAGACAATCTGAAGCGCTGGGGAGCTGACGTGCGGTAG
- a CDS encoding 2-oxoacid:acceptor oxidoreductase subunit alpha yields MEVNIRIAGAAGQGIQTAAGLLGKALTRSNLFAYAYTDAESRIRGGLNFTHIRCSREPLAGVTNRIDILVALSKEALSAFEELMTEKSLVVAPQSWPHPHRVPAAIGKLAEQAGSEAVSGTVSIATAWKILGQAPGILETLIREHFASKKNVLAQNLKALNLVFDSSQQIPGAAYFHLPPASSTGTGRMWISGHEAVSLGAVAGGVTFVTGYPMSPATSILINMAQWHRQLEVIVEQAEDEIAAINMVAGASYAGARAMTATSGGGFSLMVEGLSLLGMIEYPAVIVLAQRPGPATGLPTRTAQGDLNFVRHAGHGSFPRVIIAPGNISECFDMTALAFDIAEQYQVPVFVMTDQLLQDSQTTMAPFAVGHLPKRRHIMSPEALTSLTGYRRYARTESGVSPLAAPGDSRHVVVVDSDEHDEAGHITESARIADEMAQKRLQKGKTLMEASWKNRLVGPVDGRPLVVGWGSSLETLKEAVSRLNAEGLKVAHFHLSWLWPVQEQMIRQPVQAASRLIVVDHSVDGGLGAYLREVALRAPDAVISRRDGRPFSVDELYGKLRAEVIE; encoded by the coding sequence ATGGAGGTTAATATCCGCATTGCGGGAGCCGCAGGCCAGGGGATACAGACGGCTGCCGGTCTTCTGGGTAAAGCGCTGACGCGCAGCAATTTATTTGCATATGCCTATACGGATGCTGAGTCCCGGATTCGCGGCGGGTTGAATTTTACCCATATCCGCTGCAGTCGTGAACCGCTGGCCGGAGTGACAAACCGGATTGATATCCTGGTCGCCCTTTCAAAGGAGGCGCTTTCAGCATTTGAGGAATTGATGACAGAAAAAAGTCTTGTTGTTGCCCCGCAAAGCTGGCCTCATCCACACCGGGTTCCGGCGGCAATCGGTAAACTGGCTGAGCAGGCCGGTTCGGAGGCCGTCAGCGGGACAGTTTCTATCGCGACGGCCTGGAAGATTCTGGGACAGGCACCAGGGATTCTGGAGACCTTGATTCGGGAACATTTCGCATCGAAAAAAAATGTGTTAGCGCAGAATTTAAAGGCCCTTAACCTGGTATTTGATTCGAGTCAACAGATACCCGGGGCAGCGTATTTTCATCTTCCGCCTGCATCCTCAACCGGGACCGGGCGGATGTGGATCTCGGGCCATGAGGCGGTATCGCTGGGCGCAGTAGCCGGTGGCGTGACATTTGTGACCGGGTATCCCATGAGTCCGGCAACCAGTATCCTCATCAATATGGCGCAGTGGCACAGGCAGCTGGAGGTTATTGTCGAGCAGGCGGAAGATGAAATTGCCGCCATCAATATGGTGGCCGGCGCATCCTATGCCGGGGCCCGGGCCATGACGGCCACGTCCGGCGGCGGGTTTTCCCTGATGGTGGAAGGACTGTCGCTTCTCGGAATGATCGAGTATCCGGCGGTCATCGTACTGGCACAGCGACCGGGGCCGGCCACAGGGCTGCCGACGCGAACCGCTCAGGGAGATTTGAACTTTGTCAGGCATGCCGGCCATGGAAGTTTTCCCCGGGTGATCATCGCTCCGGGCAATATTTCAGAATGCTTTGACATGACGGCCCTGGCGTTTGATATCGCCGAACAATATCAGGTTCCGGTATTTGTCATGACGGACCAGCTGCTTCAGGACAGCCAGACAACGATGGCGCCTTTTGCGGTGGGACATCTTCCGAAACGTCGGCATATCATGTCTCCCGAGGCGTTAACCTCGCTGACCGGCTATCGGCGTTATGCCCGGACAGAATCCGGAGTATCTCCTCTGGCCGCACCCGGGGATTCCCGGCACGTGGTGGTGGTGGATTCAGATGAGCATGATGAAGCGGGACATATCACTGAAAGCGCCCGTATCGCTGATGAGATGGCACAAAAACGCCTGCAAAAAGGCAAAACCTTGATGGAGGCGTCGTGGAAAAACCGGCTGGTTGGACCGGTGGACGGTCGTCCCCTGGTGGTTGGCTGGGGCAGCAGCCTTGAAACGCTCAAAGAGGCTGTATCCCGATTGAATGCTGAAGGGCTGAAGGTTGCTCATTTTCACTTGAGCTGGCTGTGGCCGGTTCAGGAGCAGATGATCCGGCAGCCGGTTCAGGCCGCCTCCCGGCTGATCGTGGTGGACCACAGCGTTGACGGCGGCCTGGGGGCGTATCTGAGAGAGGTGGCATTGCGGGCGCCCGATGCCGTGATCAGCCGGCGGGATGGCCGGCCGTTTTCAGTGGATGAGCTGTACGGAAAACTCAGAGCGGAGGTTATCGAATGA
- a CDS encoding response regulator transcription factor, translated as MNNTRPNRVLVIEDEAHIADGLKLNLELQGYEVAIAPDGVSGLQQWKSWQPDLIVLDIMLPCIDGISVLKNIRLEDERLPILILSAKSDTEDKIKGFASGVDDYLSKPFNLEEFLLRVERLLTRSAWYRQHQNARYPENASGSSPYIFGENRIHFDTGKAHCQCGEVDLTEQEMKLLKLFITNRGKPLSRKAMLEVGWGYARNTQTRTIDNFIVRFRKYFEKDPKAPVFFKSCRSVGYIFDHE; from the coding sequence ATGAACAATACCAGACCAAACCGTGTACTGGTTATCGAAGATGAAGCCCACATCGCGGATGGCTTGAAATTAAATCTGGAACTTCAGGGGTATGAGGTTGCAATCGCTCCGGACGGAGTATCCGGCTTACAGCAATGGAAATCGTGGCAGCCGGATCTCATTGTCCTGGATATCATGCTGCCCTGTATTGATGGCATATCCGTACTGAAAAATATCCGGCTTGAAGATGAACGGCTTCCGATTCTGATTTTATCCGCAAAAAGCGATACGGAGGACAAAATCAAAGGATTTGCATCCGGCGTCGATGACTACCTGTCCAAACCCTTTAACCTTGAGGAATTTCTGCTGCGGGTGGAGCGGCTTCTGACCAGATCCGCATGGTATCGACAGCATCAGAATGCCCGGTATCCGGAGAACGCATCCGGATCAAGCCCCTATATATTCGGAGAAAACCGTATCCATTTTGATACGGGCAAAGCCCATTGCCAGTGCGGAGAAGTGGATCTGACAGAACAGGAAATGAAGCTTCTCAAACTCTTTATCACCAACCGGGGAAAGCCGCTGTCGAGAAAAGCCATGCTGGAAGTCGGATGGGGATATGCCCGGAATACCCAGACCCGGACCATAGACAATTTTATCGTCCGATTCAGAAAATATTTTGAAAAAGACCCCAAGGCCCCCGTCTTCTTTAAAAGCTGCCGATCTGTAGGCTATATATTCGACCATGAGTAG
- a CDS encoding SDR family NAD(P)-dependent oxidoreductase codes for MMNRLAGKTALITGASSGIGQACAELLAADRVNLILVARREDRLIRLKEKLLKTHDINVTLVQCDVSRKDDVALKFNEITRNHTIDILINNAGLAAGLEKMDEGRIDDWEAMIDTNIKGVLYVGKAVIPQMRKNNSGHIVNLGSIAGEMAYPGGNVYCATKAAVKMLNDALNIDLVGTNIRVFNICPGAVNTNFSMVRFKGDQKRSDGVYAGYEPLTANDIADLIVYVLNAPAHVNIQSAVIMPTSQRNSYVLHRNT; via the coding sequence ATGATGAACAGACTGGCAGGAAAAACCGCTCTGATTACGGGCGCAAGCTCCGGGATAGGTCAGGCATGTGCCGAGTTGCTGGCAGCGGATCGCGTGAATTTGATCCTCGTGGCAAGAAGAGAGGATAGATTGATCCGCCTGAAAGAAAAGCTGCTGAAAACACACGATATAAACGTAACCCTGGTTCAGTGCGATGTGAGCCGCAAAGATGACGTCGCGCTCAAATTCAACGAGATTACCCGAAATCACACCATTGATATTCTGATCAATAATGCCGGCCTGGCTGCCGGACTGGAAAAAATGGATGAGGGGCGTATTGATGACTGGGAAGCCATGATCGATACCAATATCAAGGGGGTTTTGTATGTGGGCAAAGCCGTTATTCCTCAAATGAGAAAAAACAACAGCGGGCATATCGTCAATCTCGGCAGCATTGCCGGAGAAATGGCGTATCCGGGCGGTAATGTGTATTGCGCGACAAAAGCCGCCGTAAAAATGCTGAACGATGCATTAAACATAGATCTGGTGGGTACGAATATACGGGTATTCAATATCTGCCCCGGTGCGGTCAATACGAATTTTTCAATGGTACGATTCAAAGGGGATCAAAAACGGTCAGATGGCGTGTATGCGGGGTATGAGCCGTTGACTGCAAATGATATTGCCGATTTAATTGTGTATGTATTGAATGCGCCGGCGCATGTGAACATTCAAAGTGCCGTCATCATGCCGACGAGTCAGAGAAATTCGTATGTTCTGCACAGAAATACATAG
- a CDS encoding HAMP domain-containing sensor histidine kinase has translation MTRSKWYFHPVLIFIFCILALSLSLFLYIYWYMEIRTGLNAIISRFNLEPENVFESHTWVVILVMSVLVGIILMGILMIFVYHQKTLKLYRLQQTFINNFTHELKTPVTSLKLYLETFIKHNIKRDDQLKFIGYMLKDVSRLGNNINHILNLARIESKSYTAALVSSDVIEAIHHFIRINQHLFPNCNIRIHNRSAQPLWYPIDSSLFEMLLMNLLTNAIKYNSSDTPEVDITIEHDPRNVSIHFTDNGIGIEKTELKKIFKKFYQVGKSDDMSGKGNGLGLYLAQHIARIHKGRIIAESRGPGTGATFTLILPPPEKCA, from the coding sequence ATGACCCGTTCAAAGTGGTATTTTCATCCGGTACTCATTTTTATTTTCTGTATCCTTGCGCTGTCGCTGTCGCTTTTTCTCTATATCTACTGGTACATGGAAATCCGTACCGGGCTCAACGCCATTATCAGCCGCTTCAATCTCGAACCGGAAAATGTTTTCGAATCCCATACCTGGGTGGTTATTCTGGTGATGTCGGTGCTGGTCGGAATCATCCTGATGGGCATCCTTATGATCTTCGTATATCACCAGAAAACGCTTAAACTCTATCGGCTCCAGCAAACTTTTATCAACAACTTCACGCATGAGCTGAAAACACCGGTCACATCCCTTAAACTGTACCTGGAAACATTTATAAAACATAATATCAAACGGGACGATCAGCTCAAATTTATCGGTTATATGCTCAAAGATGTCAGCCGGCTGGGAAACAATATCAACCACATTCTGAATCTGGCACGAATTGAAAGCAAAAGTTATACCGCAGCGCTCGTCAGCTCCGATGTGATTGAAGCCATCCATCATTTTATTCGGATCAACCAACACCTTTTCCCAAATTGTAATATCCGTATTCACAACCGGTCCGCACAACCCCTGTGGTATCCGATCGATTCATCATTGTTTGAAATGCTGCTGATGAATCTGCTGACCAATGCGATCAAATACAATTCGTCAGACACCCCCGAGGTGGATATTACCATTGAGCATGATCCGCGAAACGTATCAATTCACTTTACCGATAACGGCATCGGCATTGAAAAAACGGAATTAAAAAAAATATTCAAAAAATTTTACCAGGTTGGAAAGTCGGATGACATGTCGGGGAAAGGAAACGGGCTGGGGCTTTATCTGGCACAGCACATTGCCCGGATTCATAAAGGCAGAATCATCGCTGAAAGCAGGGGACCCGGAACGGGGGCCACATTTACCCTGATCTTGCCCCCCCCGGAAAAATGCGCATGA
- a CDS encoding NAD(P)/FAD-dependent oxidoreductase: MIHFDVIIVGAGASGLMCALTAGRRGRRVLVVDSSDTAGKKLLMCGGGRCNFTNRFVAPDGYISANPHFCKSALARYTQWDFIAMVEKHGIFYHEREHGQLFCNDSAGDILAMLLAECSQAGVSIRTRCRIMSVDAIEKKDRGAGRFMLATDQGKLAADSLVVATGGLSIPEIGASGYGYDLARQFGMPVVPTRAGLVPFTFSGSFREVTGRLSGIALEAGLRAGNKRFRENVLFTHRGLSGPAVLQLSSYWQPGDSILMDVLPGTDLAKWLKLQKQHHPKSLLRNLLAQRLPKRLTLELEAFFWQPWADQPIAGLPDSVLRQVAQGLSRWQLKPSGTEGYRTAEVTVGGVDTGGLSSRTMESRTRQGLYFIGEVVDVAGHLGGFNLQWAWSSGFAAGQFV; encoded by the coding sequence TTGATCCATTTTGATGTCATCATCGTAGGTGCAGGTGCTTCCGGCCTGATGTGTGCTCTTACTGCGGGCCGGCGGGGGCGGCGGGTGCTGGTCGTCGACAGCAGCGATACGGCGGGTAAAAAACTTCTGATGTGCGGGGGCGGACGCTGTAATTTTACGAATCGGTTCGTTGCGCCGGACGGTTATATTTCGGCCAATCCGCATTTCTGCAAATCCGCGTTAGCCCGCTATACCCAGTGGGATTTTATTGCAATGGTGGAAAAGCACGGCATCTTTTATCACGAACGGGAGCATGGCCAGCTGTTCTGCAATGATTCCGCCGGAGATATTCTTGCCATGTTACTGGCCGAATGCAGTCAGGCCGGCGTCAGTATCCGGACCCGATGCAGGATAATGTCGGTTGATGCGATTGAAAAAAAAGACAGAGGAGCGGGCCGCTTCATGCTGGCAACCGATCAGGGAAAGCTGGCCGCAGATTCTCTGGTGGTTGCAACCGGAGGCCTTTCCATTCCCGAGATCGGCGCCAGCGGCTACGGGTATGATTTGGCCAGACAGTTTGGCATGCCGGTAGTGCCAACCCGTGCAGGTCTGGTGCCGTTTACCTTCAGTGGCTCCTTCAGGGAGGTTACCGGCCGGCTGTCCGGCATTGCGCTGGAGGCTGGGTTGCGTGCGGGCAATAAGAGGTTCCGTGAAAACGTGCTGTTTACCCATCGCGGTCTGAGCGGACCGGCGGTGTTGCAGCTGTCCAGTTACTGGCAGCCCGGAGATTCCATCCTGATGGATGTATTGCCCGGAACCGATCTGGCGAAGTGGCTCAAATTGCAGAAGCAGCATCACCCGAAATCTCTGCTGCGCAATCTGCTGGCACAGCGACTGCCCAAACGCCTGACTCTGGAACTGGAGGCTTTTTTCTGGCAGCCATGGGCGGATCAGCCGATAGCCGGGCTGCCGGATTCCGTGTTGCGCCAGGTTGCACAGGGACTGAGCCGCTGGCAGTTAAAGCCGTCAGGCACGGAAGGCTACCGGACCGCCGAGGTCACGGTGGGCGGGGTGGATACCGGGGGGCTGTCCTCCAGAACCATGGAGAGCAGGACCCGGCAGGGACTTTATTTTATCGGGGAAGTCGTCGATGTCGCGGGGCATCTGGGCGGCTTTAACCTGCAGTGGGCCTGGTCATCCGGATTTGCTGCCGGGCAGTTTGTCTGA
- a CDS encoding response regulator, protein MDHDRLTRDLIVTTLMYCVNREILSFNDGYSVCAYIECQNHLDIIITDTDMPGMDGLELLTAIKTKYPQKKIILMSESADRQKAASRLGADAFLTKPFGLKDLFSIVETFVVNGS, encoded by the coding sequence GTGGATCATGACCGGCTCACCAGGGATTTAATCGTCACCACATTGATGTACTGCGTCAACAGAGAAATTTTGTCATTCAATGACGGTTACAGTGTCTGCGCATATATTGAATGTCAAAATCATCTGGATATCATCATCACGGATACGGATATGCCGGGCATGGACGGGTTGGAGCTGCTCACGGCCATAAAGACGAAATATCCTCAAAAAAAAATTATCCTCATGTCGGAGTCAGCAGACAGGCAGAAAGCCGCCAGCCGACTGGGAGCAGATGCCTTCCTTACCAAACCCTTCGGCCTGAAGGACCTGTTCAGTATTGTTGAAACATTTGTGGTCAACGGCAGTTAG